The sequence GCCACAGCGGTGTGATCGCCCCGGCGTATAACGGGAATAGGCGGGTGCGGGCGTCATCCATCAGGCGGGTAATGGCCCACAGTCGCCAGCCGCCGAAGGAGCGCACGGCAGTGACACCGGGTTTGATGCCGATCTGTAGCACGCGCACACCGATCCAGGTGGCCACCATCGTGAAAACAAACATAGCCAGCCCTCCTAGTGGAGCAAACAACAGCGCACCGATATAGGGGTTGCTGCCCGTGGCTTCGGTCAGGCCAACGGTGACGGCTACCGCAACCGCCGCGGCTGCGACAGGCAGCAGCTCTAACGCGATCGAGGTCAACCCGTAGCTCCACACCCAGTACGAACGCCGCGGGGGTAACTCGTCGGGGAAGCGGTGCTTTGACCGGCCTACCTTTTTGGCTGGTGAACCGGACCAGCGCGCCCCCTTCTTTACCGGCTTGTCGCCGGTGACTGTTGATCCAGCTTCCACGTGGGCACGCGTTCCGACGACCGCACCTGGCAGCAGTGTGGAGCGCGCACCAATGCGCGCATTCTCACCAATGCTGATCTCGCCGACGTGCACCACATCGCCATCGACCCAATAGCCGCTTAAGTCCACTTCGGGTTCCACGGCCGCATGATTACCGAGCGTGAGTAGGCCGGTGACCGGTGGTAGGCAGTGTAAGTCCACACCTTTGCCCACCGTTGCGCCCAGCATGCGGGCGTAGTAGTTCACCCAGGTGGCACCCGAAATGGCCCGCGAGCCGGACGCGTCGGCCCAGCGCTCTGCCATCCAGATCCGCACGTGAGTGGCACCCCCTCGCGGATAGTCGCCAGGTGCAATCGAGCCTGTGAGCAGTCGCGCTCCCACCGCACCGATTGGCAAACGTCCAAGCGGGGTGGCAAACATGACAACTAGGCCCAGCACCAACCACCAGTTCGTGTGGACGGCCCAGCCAATGCCCAGCAGGTGCAGCACGTTGGAGACCACAAGCCACAGTGACACAAAGCTGGCTGCTTGTAGTGTCATCGCAGCGATATTGAACAGGGTTTGTGCGATACGTGTGCCACCACGAACTGGGGTGACGTCGCGGGTTTCGGCAGGGCGATCGTCGGCAAGCGACATGCCTGTGTCCGCGGCAATCCTGTCCACGGTTTCGGCCAGTTTCTCCAAACGTGGGTGATCATAGAGGTCGCGCACAGCCATGGTGGGGATTTTCTCGCGCACACGCCCCACCAGGGTCGCTGCGGCCAGCGAGGTGCCGCCGAGCTCGAAAAAGTCAGCATCCTTGTTGTCCACCGACACACCCAGCACGTCCACCCAGATCCCGGCCAGCCACGCCTCAGTCGGGGTCAAACCGGTGGCCTCCACACCCACACCAGGCAGTGGCCACGGCAACGCCTTCTTGTCCACCTTGCCGGAGGTAGTCACCGGCAGCTCATCCATCACACAGATGCGTGGGACCAGGGCTGCGGGCATTGTTTCACCCAGCTTGTTGTGTGCGGCCTCATGGTCGAACCCTTCCTCCGGGTTGTCCAGGGACACATAGCCCACCAGCACGGAGTCACCCGCGCCGGTCTTTTGCACAGCAACGGCCGAGTTATACACATTCGGCAGGGCCGCCACGTTGGCATCAACTTCACCAAGCTCAATGCGCCGGCCACCGATCTTGACCTGGTCGTCGACACGCCCCACAAAGTACAGGCCATCTTCCTCCAAGCGCACATGGTCGCCAGACCTGTAGGCGCGACTCACGTCAAGCGATTTAATCGGTGCGTACTTCTCCGCATCCTTTACCGGGTCAAGGTAGCGTGCCAGGCCGACCCCACCAATGATCAGCTCGCCGACCTTACCAACGCCCACCTGTTGATCGTGCTTATCGACGACCCACAGATCCCAACCATCCAACGGAAGGCCGATGCCCACTGGCTGGCCGGGGAAAAGTTGGGCAGCCGATGCCACCACGGTAGCTTCTGTGGGGCCATAGGTGTTCCACATTTCACGCTCGCTGGTGGCCAAACGGTCAACCAGCTCCTGGGAGCAGGCCTCACCACCCACGATAAGCAGGCGCACGTGATCCAAAGCCTCCGCAGGCCACAGGCCCGCCAGTGTGGGAACCGTGGACACGACGGTAATATCGCGGCGAATCAGCCACGGGCCTAAGTCCTGGCCAGAGCGCACAAGCGAACGCGGCGCGGGAACAAGGCATGCGCCTGAGCGCCACGCCAACCACATCTCCTCACAGCTGGCATCAAAAGCGACAGACAAGCCTGCAAGCACGCGGTCCTCGGGGCCAAGCGGGCCCTGGGGTGACTCGGCTAGAAAGAGCCGCGCCTCGGCATCGACGAAGGCAGCGGCACTACGGTGCTGGACTGCCACACCTTTCGGGGTGCCGGTAGAGCCAGAGGTGAAGATGATCCAGGCGTCGTCGTCAAGCGTGGGCAGATGGTCGCCCTGGCTGGTGGAAGTACCGGAGTCGTCGCCGTGGTCGTCGGAAAGCATGCGGAAGCCCTCGTCGTCGAAAAGCCCGTCGATGCGGGCCTCCGAAAAGACGAGTTCGGCGCGCTCATCCGGGTCATCGGCATCAACCGGCACATAGGCGGCACCGGCATAAAGCGTGGCCAGGATGGCGGTGTAGAGCTCGCGCGAACCGCTGGTCATGCGGATACCAATGCGGTCACCGCGACGGATGCCGTTGCGGTGCAGCTCGTTGGCCCACGCCTGAACCTCCTCGAGTAACTCGGCGTAGGTGATCACGTCACCGTCGTCGATCGCCGCCGCCTCCGGGTAGGTGGTAGCGGTGGCGACAAAAATGTCGATCAGAGTGCGTGGCGCAGGAGCTTTCTCACTGGCGAGAAACTGCTGCACTAGTCCTCGTCCTTGAGGATCGCCTTGGTCAGCTTCTTTAGGTGCTTGAGCTGCTTGGTGGTGGAAGCATCCAGGGCGCGGTCCTCGGCCGCAGTGACAAGTTCAGCAAGCTTGGCTTGGGCTTTCTTACCGTCTTTTGTTGGAGCGATGATCTGACGGCGCCGATCATCAGGGTCCCGCTCGCGGCTGGCCCAGCCGTGTTTTTCCAACGCGTCGATGAGGCGAACCATATCAGAGGCATCGATGGCCAGAGTGTCGGACAAGTGCGTTTGGCTGGCTGCGTCTTCCTCAACGATGCAGGTGAGCACCCAAAATTCACGCATATTGGTGTCCTGGCTTGCCAGGACGGCCTCAACCTCATCGCGGGTGCGGCGGCGCACGCGCTCAATCTGGAACGACGGGGAGGCCAGCAACGCTGGCGGTAAACTAAGCGACTGTGACATAGCCACAATGGTAAATGGCCATCGTTAGAAAATAAAACGATAGGTTGCTACCCATCAACTGTATAGCGTGGTGTTTTTAATGCAATAGGTGATGCGGAGTGGGCTCAGCGTAGCAACTCCACACCAGCACTACACCTTGATACAGCCCAGCTATTGGTCGCAGAACTAATGGTCGCGCGTGCTGCGGTCTACTAAACAAGGGCGAAATTGGTCCCGTTGCCCATATGATCTGGCAGTCTAAAGCGCACCCATATGCAACCCCCATTGAGGTTTCGGAGATGACTCAAAAGCTTTTTCGTTGCATGAGAGTTGAATTTAAAACGATAATTCTAATTCTTGCAAGTGTTATAAATTTACTGATTTATCGCGAGTTTTAGTCTCCGGCTGCCAGGAGCGGGTTGGTGGTACTGCGGTTCCGGTGAGACGGTACTGTCGGCTTCCGGGTTTGTGGTCGGCGCTGGGTGTTGATGTGGGGTTGTGGGGGGTTAGTCGCTGTCTTGGGCTGCTGCGGCCTGCTTTGCTAGATGCTTCCGCATGTCGAAATCGCCTATCTTGAGTCGACGTCCGTTGTTGAGCCTGCTGACGAGTGATTCCGCGCCGATGCGGCTAGGAAAGACTTTGACCCAGTAGGCGGCGGTTGATTGTGAGCAGATAATGGTCGGCAGTCGGCCATCTCGCTCGATTACGATCTTGGTCAGGTCTTCTTGTCCGCGCAGGTCCACGCTGATGGTGCAAAAGTCGTCGAGGATAAGAACATCGACGTTTGTTAATGTGCGCATCATTGCCTCGTACTGGTCGTCGCTGGGTGAATAGGCCGCTAGCTTGGCAACAAGCTGGTCGGGGCATAGATGTGCAGGTTGCTGGGATGCTCGCGCCAGTTAGTGGCCGCTAGGCGTTTGATCTGGCGTTCGCTAATTCCCCGGGCTTCCAGAATTCAGGTTAGAAGTGAAATCTAAAGGCATTGATGCCCATATGCGTGTCTCAGGCCAGGAGTTTTTCTTTCTCAAGGGGTCAAGAGTTATTGCGCAATGGCCCGAGATGAAAGACGAATGGTCAGCACGAACCCAAAAGACCTATGTGCCGCAGTCATCTGCATCGCACTGCGTTCCGTCACCGGCTTACCCGCGCTCGTGGGCCCAAAGAAAAAGCTGTAACGTGAAGCGTCCTGGGTTTAGTTCCTACCTCAACTAAGGAAGGATTGAGCACTATGCCCAAGAAGTATTCTGTCGAGTTCAAGGAGAAGGCGGTCCATCAGATCGTTGAAATGGTCCGCCTGGAGTCCTGTTCACTGCAACGCGCCTACGAGAAAGTCGGAGAACTCCTCTGGGTATCCCACCACACGTTACGAGCCTGGTACCGCGAAAGCATAACAGCCCGCGACAATGGCGAACCGTCTGGTGGTGAATCCATGGAAGAAGAGCTCAAGCGGCTACGTCGGGAAAACCGCGAGCTTAAGCGAGCCAACGGGATTCTTAAGACCGCATCGGCTTTTTCGCGGCGGAACTCGACCGACCCACAACCAGATGATCTCCTACATCGGCGCTTACAAGGAGCAGTTTGGGGTCGAGGCCATCTGCCGCGTTCTTTCACAGACAGATCGTGGTTTCATCACGTCCCGCGGTTACCGGAAAGCCAGGACACGCATCCCCAGTGCTAGAGCCTTGAGTGATAGCTTGCTGGTTCCAGAAATTCAACGCGTGCATGCACAAGAACTTCTCGGTCTACGGCATCCGCAAAATGTGGCACGCGATGAACCGTGAAGGCTACCCAATTGGACGAGACAAGACCGCACGTTTGATGAAACTAGCAGGTGTGAGCGGCCGGCGTCGTGGGCGTAATCCGGTGACAACGATCCGTGCGAAAGTCCCGGATCATCGCCCAGATTTAGTTCAGCGAAATTTCCGTGCCCAGGCTCCTGGGCGGCTGTGGGTAGCTGATATCACTTACGTACGCACCCTTTCGGGATTCGCGTACACCGCGTTTGTTATTGATGTATTCAATCGGAAGATTGTCGGCGTTGCCACACGCTCTACGATGCGTACAGATGCACTTCCTATGGAAGCTTTAGAGCATGCTCTGACTACTGCTGGTCGAATCCATGGAAACCAGCTGATCCACCACAGTGATAGGGGAAGTCAGTATGTGTCGTTGAAAATACTCCACGGCATTGGCGCAATCCGGGATCCGACCGAGTGTGGGAACAGTTGGCGATTCTTATGACAACGCTCTGGCTGAAACCGTCAACGGGCTCTACAAGGCCGAACTCATCCACGCGCAAGGCCCGTGGACATCAGTAGGAGAAGTTGAACTGGCCACCTTGCGGTGGGTTTACTGGTGGAATACCAAGCGTCTCCATCAAGCATTGGACTACGCCACCCCACAAGAAGTAGAAACCGAGTACTATCTCACCGAGCCCATCAACACAGGGTCGTAAAAGAAGCGGAACTAAACCCAGGACGCTTCAACCCGAGTGCGTGAGCGCCTTATCCTCGGCAGTGCGCTTCTTGAAAAGGTCAATAAACCAACTCATGATTCTTCTCCTGAAAACAAGTCGTCCCTGCCGCTGATTATGTGGCAGGGACGACTCTCGAAAATTGCTAGAAAATCTCGCAAACTCTATTTGTTGTCCATAGGGGTTGAATAAAGGGCACTTGTCATAGGTGATGTGCTTCGTCAAGAACGTCATCACGTAAACCAACTGACGCTGAGAGTATTTCAATCCCTAGAAGGTAGCCTTCACTATCAACATCAATCGTCACTTGCGTTTGCCCATTTGGTGTTTCTATGAGAGAAACCTGTTGCGCTGATTCATTCGGTTCAATATCTTTACCAAAAGTAATATATGCGGCATCGGCTTCTCTGTCGTAGGTCATCTTCATGATGATCACCCTTTCGTGACTGTAATCTGGAGAGTCTCGTGGTTGAGTCGTCGTTCGCTCAGCGTGTGCGGGATTATTTGGCCCAGCATGAAGGTGCGTTTGCTGAGTGTCGGATTACCACCCAGTACGGCACCTATGTTGGGTTTAAGCCGTTTTCTTTGTATGAGGATGTTCCTGACGCACCATTTTTCCGGATTCGTAAATCACCACAGGAGCCGACGATGTGGTTGGAGACGTTGTATAGTGAGGATTTTGCTAAGTGGATAGCTGATCATCTTCCGACAGACGGGCTTCGGATAGTACCGGTGACCAGGAACGAGAAGTTCCAGGTGTTGGAGTGATGATCACACCTGAGCTGCTTTAAGCTCAGCCTTTAGTCTGCCCCGGACAGCCCGCGCCCATGAAGTGAGGCCGCAGTGCTCAACTGCGGTCTGTAGCGGCTGTACGGAGGGGATTACGCTGATGGCATTACTCGGTGAGAAGGCCTTGCCGCACCCACTCGGTGGTGCCACCGACAACGTTGTGGATATTCTCCCAACCGCGAACGCTCTCCAAGTATTCGGCGGCCTGCGCGCTGCGGCCGCCGGAACGGCAGATGAGATAGATCGGCTGGGAAGGGTCGATCTTGTCCGAGAGAGTGGCGAAGTTGCTCAGTGGCAGATTCACCGCACCCTTCGCGTGGACCTCGGCGAACTCGTCAACCTCGCGGACATCGATCAGCTGTGCATTGTCGGGGACTTCTTTAACGGTTACTTCTTTCATGTCCGCCAAGTTTATGCCAACGCGGGCTTATCCCACAGGTTTAACTTGGTACCGATTCCCTTTTTCACCGCATTACGGTACACGTCGGTTGCCCACGCTACGTCCTCCACGGGCATCCCGCCAGCAGAATAGAGGAAGATCTGGTTAGCACTAGTCCGTTCGAGGCGACGCCCCGACGCGATATCTGCTATCTCCTCAATCCGGTCTGCGGCAAGACGGCCGGCGCGCATTAGATCATGCCAGTGCGTGCCGACGATCCCCAGTCGCTCATATGCTTCCACTCCGTACTCTTCGGCCCAGGCGTCGTACAAGCGCCACGCATCAACCACCATGCGGGCATCCCCCTGGATGAGTTCATCGTCGTCGAAACGTACTGCGGCAGGCAGCAGCAGAAGCGCACCGGGTTTGATCCATTCCTTCTTTAAGAAAGGGTAGGCGGATGAACCGGAGCCGTTGGTGGTTACAGTGACGGTCAAGACGTCGGATTCACGGGCGATTTCCTCATAAGATGCGGCGGAGACAATCTCGGTGACCTGCGGGAAGCGAGGTGTGATGTAGTCGGCGAAGCGCTGCACGTCCGCGTCGTCAAGCGCCTTAGCCACAATGCGGGTAATGCTCGGGCGCAGTGTCAGGGTGGTCTGGGTGACCGAACGGCCGATTACGCCCGGGCCAATCACACCCATGGTTTGGGCATCTTCGCGCGCTAAGTGCTTCACAGCAACACCGGGGATTGCGCCAGTGCGATACGCCGACAAGAGGTTGGCAGACATATATGCCAGGGGCGCGCCCGTATCAGTGTCATTAAGCTGGAACATCAGGATCGAACGCGGCAGACCTTTCCCACGGTTGGCGATATTCGAGCCGTACCACTTTACGCCTGTGGTGCCGAAACGGCCGCCGAGATAAGCAGGCATCGCCATAAAGCGGCGGTCCGGCCCGTCGGCAGGCATATTCGTATGCGCTGGGTCTTTCGGGAAACTGATCATTGCACCATGAGACATGGCGTTAGCCCCAGCCATGCGGAAGTCTCCATCGCGCACCAGGATCAGGGTTTCTTCCATCACATCCACGCAGCGCGCAATATCTGTCACGCCGGCATCAATCATGTCTTGTTCGTCGAGGTAGAGAAAATCGATGGAAGTATCAGAAACAGCTAAGACCTCTTACCACAAAGTAAATGGTTGAAATTTGGTATAAGCGTGAGGCTACCTACTCCTCATTTGCCCTGTGAGAGACACGCCAGTCCGGTTGGGGATCATCGATGGCGAGGCGGGGGCGGCGCGGTGGCGGCCCGCCGCCTACTGCAACAGCGTAAAAGGAAGTAATCACACATTGAGGATGCACAGATTCGGCTGATTTTTGGGGCCGGAGTGACAAACCTCAAAGTGTGATTACTTCCTTTTACGACAGGGGAAGCAAAAAAGGGGGCGGGCGTAGAAAGGGGAAGGGGGCGCAGAAAGGGGAAGGGGGAGCAAAACGGGGCAGGCCAAAAGAAACGGCCCCGGTATAAACCAGGGCCGCAGCGGTGCTCGTCGACAAGGGCCGTCGCCGGAGCTGTGCTCGTCGAAAAGCGACGAAAACTTCGTGGTCGGATTAGTTGTCGCCGGCGCGCTTAAATTCGTCGATGGAAGCCTGCAGGATCTTCTCGGCCTCAGCCTTGTCACCCCAGCCAGAACCAGAAACTTCCTTATTTGGTTCCAAGTCCTTGTAGTGGACAAAGAAGTGCTCGATCTCATCCAGCAGGAACTTGTCCACATCAGAAATGTCCTGGTACTTTTCGTAGCGCACATCGTCGATAACGCAGAGCAGCTTGTCGTCACCGCCGGCCTCGTCGGTCATCTTGAACACACCGATCGGGCGAGCTTCAACGATCACGCCAGGAAACACAGACTCCGGCAGAATGACCAGAGCGTCCATGGGATCGCCGTCGTCGGCAAGCGTGTTCTCGATATAGCCGTAGTCAGCCGGGTAGGCCATGGGGGTGAACAGGTAGCGGTCGAGGTGGACCCTGCCGGTCTCGTGATCGATTTCGTACTTGTTGCGCGAGCCCTTCGGGATCTCAATGGTGACTTCAACGGCCATGCCGTACTCCTTCATTGGTAGGTGCAAAATCAACTCCAAGCCTACCTTGCGTATGCTGGTTGCTTGTGAGTGGCAAGAAAACAGTGACAGCTATCGCAGCAGTAGTCGCACTCGGCGCCGTCGGCGCGGTCGCCGGAACCGGGTACTACGTGCATTCCGAGCTTTCCCAGCTCGAAGTTGCACCCGCCTACGCCATGCCCGAAGCCGCCGACGTGCTGGTCCCCGCCACCCCCGAAACCATCAACCGCGATCAGCTCACCGCCACATTGCAAGCACTTGCCGACGACCCCGCCTTGGGAACATTCCACGCCCGCGTCTCCGATGCCTTCACCGGCGAAGTGCTTTTCGACGCCTCCTCCGACCAACCGCTCACCCCAGCATCCTCAACGAAAGTGCTCACCACAGCGGCCGCGCTGTACACCTTGGACCCGGCCGACCGGATCACCACCCAGGTGGTACGCGGCGCCAACGAGGGCGACGTAGTAATCAAAGCCGCAGGCGACGTGTGGTTGACCGAGGACACAGTGGCGCAGCTCGCCGAGCAGATCGGGCAGGCAAACGCTGTGTTCGTCGATACGCGAGCATGGTCCGGACAGCAAGAAATGATGCCCGAATGGGACCCTGGCAACGTCGATGCCGGCTACGTGGCACCCCTGCAGCCCGTGATGATAAACGCCGGACGCATCGGCGCGACAGAGGGCGACGTGCCCCGCTCCCACACCCCAGCACTCGATGTGGCACAGGCCGTCGCGGGCAAGGTAGGCGCGGCCACCGTGGGCTACTCCGAGGCAGCAGAGGGTGCCGAAGTGATCGCCGAAGTGCACTCGCCTGAGCTGATCGAGCGGCTGCGCGTGATGATGAAAAACTCCGACAACGTCATGGCAGAAGCCATCGGGCGCGAAGTCGCAGCCGCCCGCGTCGGCGGAAACGCAACCGTACTCAACGCCCCGCAACACACCCTCGATGTTCTGGGAGAACACGGCTACGACCTGACCGGGGTGACACTCGCCGACAACTCCGGACTGTCCACCCTCAACAACATCACACCCGCGCTTATCGACGACATCCTCCTGCGCAGCGCCGACCTCGCAAGCTCGGTCGGCGGAGAAAGAGGCGACGTCGCAACCTCCGGCGCCGACGAAGGAGGCGCCCTCGCAAGCTCGGTCGGCGGAGAAAGAGGCACCCTCGCACTCCTGCTAACTACCTTGCCCGTCGCCGGCGGCGAAGGCACCCTAACCACCCGCTATGGCGACCTCCAAGGCAAAGGCTGGGTACGCGCCAAAACTGGCACACTCACCGGTGTTAATGCGCTGGCCGGCACCGTCACCAGCGACAAAGGCAACGTGTACACCTTCGCCTTCCTCTCCAATGGTGTGGAGATTGACCCCGCGCGCCGGGCGATGGACACCATGGCGTCCGCTCTGCGCGACTTCTAGAAGCGGAGCCCCACGTGCCCGACACACCGTTTTGGCCCCGCCACTCGCCCCACTTCCTCGCGTGTCGACGCGCCGTGCGGCCCTGGGACACACCCGCGGTGATCGGACTGTCGGGCGGGCCGGACTCGCTGGCACTCGTGGCGGCA comes from Corynebacterium cystitidis and encodes:
- a CDS encoding DUF2283 domain-containing protein, yielding MKMTYDREADAAYITFGKDIEPNESAQQVSLIETPNGQTQVTIDVDSEGYLLGIEILSASVGLRDDVLDEAHHL
- a CDS encoding MarR family winged helix-turn-helix transcriptional regulator; this translates as MSQSLSLPPALLASPSFQIERVRRRTRDEVEAVLASQDTNMREFWVLTCIVEEDAASQTHLSDTLAIDASDMVRLIDALEKHGWASRERDPDDRRRQIIAPTKDGKKAQAKLAELVTAAEDRALDASTTKQLKHLKKLTKAILKDED
- a CDS encoding inorganic diphosphatase, which translates into the protein MAVEVTIEIPKGSRNKYEIDHETGRVHLDRYLFTPMAYPADYGYIENTLADDGDPMDALVILPESVFPGVIVEARPIGVFKMTDEAGGDDKLLCVIDDVRYEKYQDISDVDKFLLDEIEHFFVHYKDLEPNKEVSGSGWGDKAEAEKILQASIDEFKRAGDN
- a CDS encoding tyramine oxidase subunit B — encoded protein: MIDAGVTDIARCVDVMEETLILVRDGDFRMAGANAMSHGAMISFPKDPAHTNMPADGPDRRFMAMPAYLGGRFGTTGVKWYGSNIANRGKGLPRSILMFQLNDTDTGAPLAYMSANLLSAYRTGAIPGVAVKHLAREDAQTMGVIGPGVIGRSVTQTTLTLRPSITRIVAKALDDADVQRFADYITPRFPQVTEIVSAASYEEIARESDVLTVTVTTNGSGSSAYPFLKKEWIKPGALLLLPAAVRFDDDELIQGDARMVVDAWRLYDAWAEEYGVEAYERLGIVGTHWHDLMRAGRLAADRIEEIADIASGRRLERTSANQIFLYSAGGMPVEDVAWATDVYRNAVKKGIGTKLNLWDKPALA
- a CDS encoding D-alanyl-D-alanine carboxypeptidase/D-alanyl-D-alanine-endopeptidase, translated to MSGKKTVTAIAAVVALGAVGAVAGTGYYVHSELSQLEVAPAYAMPEAADVLVPATPETINRDQLTATLQALADDPALGTFHARVSDAFTGEVLFDASSDQPLTPASSTKVLTTAAALYTLDPADRITTQVVRGANEGDVVIKAAGDVWLTEDTVAQLAEQIGQANAVFVDTRAWSGQQEMMPEWDPGNVDAGYVAPLQPVMINAGRIGATEGDVPRSHTPALDVAQAVAGKVGAATVGYSEAAEGAEVIAEVHSPELIERLRVMMKNSDNVMAEAIGREVAAARVGGNATVLNAPQHTLDVLGEHGYDLTGVTLADNSGLSTLNNITPALIDDILLRSADLASSVGGERGDVATSGADEGGALASSVGGERGTLALLLTTLPVAGGEGTLTTRYGDLQGKGWVRAKTGTLTGVNALAGTVTSDKGNVYTFAFLSNGVEIDPARRAMDTMASALRDF
- a CDS encoding rhodanese-like domain-containing protein, with translation MKEVTVKEVPDNAQLIDVREVDEFAEVHAKGAVNLPLSNFATLSDKIDPSQPIYLICRSGGRSAQAAEYLESVRGWENIHNVVGGTTEWVRQGLLTE
- a CDS encoding Pls/PosA family non-ribosomal peptide synthetase; this encodes MQQFLASEKAPAPRTLIDIFVATATTYPEAAAIDDGDVITYAELLEEVQAWANELHRNGIRRGDRIGIRMTSGSRELYTAILATLYAGAAYVPVDADDPDERAELVFSEARIDGLFDDEGFRMLSDDHGDDSGTSTSQGDHLPTLDDDAWIIFTSGSTGTPKGVAVQHRSAAAFVDAEARLFLAESPQGPLGPEDRVLAGLSVAFDASCEEMWLAWRSGACLVPAPRSLVRSGQDLGPWLIRRDITVVSTVPTLAGLWPAEALDHVRLLIVGGEACSQELVDRLATSEREMWNTYGPTEATVVASAAQLFPGQPVGIGLPLDGWDLWVVDKHDQQVGVGKVGELIIGGVGLARYLDPVKDAEKYAPIKSLDVSRAYRSGDHVRLEEDGLYFVGRVDDQVKIGGRRIELGEVDANVAALPNVYNSAVAVQKTGAGDSVLVGYVSLDNPEEGFDHEAAHNKLGETMPAALVPRICVMDELPVTTSGKVDKKALPWPLPGVGVEATGLTPTEAWLAGIWVDVLGVSVDNKDADFFELGGTSLAAATLVGRVREKIPTMAVRDLYDHPRLEKLAETVDRIAADTGMSLADDRPAETRDVTPVRGGTRIAQTLFNIAAMTLQAASFVSLWLVVSNVLHLLGIGWAVHTNWWLVLGLVVMFATPLGRLPIGAVGARLLTGSIAPGDYPRGGATHVRIWMAERWADASGSRAISGATWVNYYARMLGATVGKGVDLHCLPPVTGLLTLGNHAAVEPEVDLSGYWVDGDVVHVGEISIGENARIGARSTLLPGAVVGTRAHVEAGSTVTGDKPVKKGARWSGSPAKKVGRSKHRFPDELPPRRSYWVWSYGLTSIALELLPVAAAAVAVAVTVGLTEATGSNPYIGALLFAPLGGLAMFVFTMVATWIGVRVLQIGIKPGVTAVRSFGGWRLWAITRLMDDARTRLFPLYAGAITPLWLRSLGATIGKNAEVSTAVMVPALSDVKEGAFLADDTMIGGYELGGGWMMTGDTTVGKRSFVGNSGITAPGRKLAKNSLVAVLSSTPKKAKAGSNWWGSPPERMRRVEVEDAAGEARTYAPSLGLKFARGLVETMRLLAPMTFALIAAAIAGGFHYLLQAVGTWAPFAFGGLILMAAGLLAMAITVVVKWVCVGTHRAGDHPLFSWFVWLNELQDAFVEAVAAPYFLNPTSGAGELNVALRALGVKIGRGAWIESYWFPETDLCYVGDAATVGPGTVVQTHLFQDRVMSLDTVEIGAGATLAAHSVALPASSVGDGATVWPGSLMMRGDQVPAGTVWQGNPIEPRM